In Pseudobacter ginsenosidimutans, the following are encoded in one genomic region:
- a CDS encoding SIMPL domain-containing protein — protein MKRIIAISALMITTMGVFAQSPVVNPFPKTITVNGSAEMEIVPDEIYVQVELKEYEKKGTGKVDLEKIKSEFLQKVKSVGIPDSMVTIASYDGYTDYYWHRKQLKKRNDLLASIAYQIKFTSSSKMDELVNKLDDEATQNFTVVRTSHSKMQEFRKQLKISAVKAAKEKAQYLAAAVDEQVGAAVSIIENDNSFEPVPVYRSSQAYLSNAVAKDGIGGVASGVDFKKIKLRFEINAVFALK, from the coding sequence ATGAAAAGGATAATCGCAATCAGTGCATTAATGATCACAACGATGGGAGTATTTGCGCAAAGCCCTGTAGTAAATCCATTCCCTAAAACCATTACAGTAAACGGGAGCGCAGAAATGGAAATTGTTCCTGATGAAATATACGTACAGGTGGAACTGAAGGAATATGAAAAGAAAGGAACGGGAAAAGTGGATCTGGAAAAGATCAAATCCGAATTCCTTCAGAAAGTGAAGAGCGTGGGCATTCCTGATTCCATGGTTACGATTGCCAGTTATGATGGTTACACAGACTACTACTGGCACAGGAAACAACTGAAAAAAAGGAATGACCTGCTGGCATCTATCGCTTACCAGATCAAGTTCACCAGCAGCAGCAAGATGGATGAGCTGGTAAATAAACTGGATGATGAAGCCACTCAGAACTTCACCGTAGTGAGAACATCCCACAGCAAAATGCAGGAGTTCAGGAAGCAACTCAAGATCAGCGCTGTGAAAGCCGCAAAGGAAAAAGCTCAATACCTGGCTGCAGCCGTTGATGAGCAGGTAGGCGCCGCAGTAAGTATCATTGAAAATGATAACTCATTCGAGCCAGTGCCTGTTTACAGGAGTTCACAAGCTTATTTGTCCAATGCAGTAGCCAAAGACGGTATCGGTGGCGTTGCTTCGGGTGTTGATTTCAAAAAGATCAAACTCAGATTTGAGATAAATGCAGTGTTTGCATTGAAATAA
- the rplO gene encoding 50S ribosomal protein L15 — translation MKLHEIRPAKGATHREKRLGRGEASGKGGTSTKGNKGGQSRAGYQRKNAHEGGQMPIQRRIPKRGFNNINRVEYKVFNLGQVETLVEKYELQEFSMENLYINGLVSRTDLVKILGNGEIKTKVHFKVNAVSEKAKAAIEAAGGTVEVLK, via the coding sequence ATGAAATTACATGAAATCAGGCCCGCAAAAGGGGCTACGCATAGAGAAAAAAGATTAGGTCGTGGTGAAGCTTCCGGTAAAGGTGGTACTTCTACCAAAGGTAACAAGGGTGGTCAGAGCCGCGCAGGTTACCAACGTAAAAATGCCCACGAAGGTGGCCAGATGCCGATCCAGCGCCGTATCCCCAAACGCGGATTCAACAATATCAACCGTGTTGAATACAAAGTGTTTAACCTCGGTCAGGTTGAAACCCTGGTTGAGAAATATGAACTGCAAGAGTTCTCTATGGAGAACCTGTACATAAATGGTCTCGTTAGCCGTACCGATCTCGTTAAGATCCTCGGTAATGGTGAAATCAAGACCAAAGTGCATTTCAAGGTGAATGCCGTAAGCGAAAAAGCCAAAGCTGCCATCGAAGCTGCAGGCGGAACCGTGGAAGTTTTAAAGTAA
- the map gene encoding type I methionyl aminopeptidase, translating to MVHIKSREEIELMRISARLVSQTLTEVASMLRPGITTLQIDQKVGEIIRSFDAVPSFLGFHGYPFNSCTSVNDVVVHGFPNKTELRDGDIISVDVGVYKNGFHGDHAYTFAIGDVREELMQLIRVTKESLYKGIEKAIAGNRVGDIGNAIQEHTEKQYGYGVVRELVGHGLGRKMHEDPQVPNYGKRGTGSKLKEGTVIAIEPMINLGVKEVYTEDDGWTIRTQDKKCSVHFEHDVAVMKGKADILSDYSIIEAAENANAELKKDRVVVS from the coding sequence ATGGTCCATATCAAGTCACGGGAAGAAATTGAGCTGATGCGCATCAGCGCCCGCCTGGTAAGTCAAACCCTTACGGAAGTGGCTTCCATGCTCAGACCCGGCATTACCACCCTGCAGATCGATCAGAAAGTAGGAGAGATCATTCGCAGTTTCGATGCAGTTCCCTCATTCCTCGGATTTCATGGCTACCCTTTCAATAGCTGTACTTCGGTGAATGATGTGGTGGTACACGGCTTCCCCAATAAAACAGAACTGAGAGACGGCGATATCATTTCCGTGGATGTTGGCGTATACAAGAATGGATTTCACGGAGATCACGCATATACCTTCGCTATCGGCGACGTTCGTGAAGAACTGATGCAACTCATCCGTGTAACCAAGGAGTCGCTCTACAAAGGGATCGAGAAAGCAATTGCAGGAAATCGTGTGGGTGATATCGGCAATGCAATCCAGGAACATACCGAAAAACAATACGGATACGGCGTAGTGCGCGAACTCGTGGGGCATGGTCTCGGCAGAAAAATGCACGAAGATCCGCAAGTGCCCAACTACGGTAAACGCGGAACCGGATCCAAACTCAAGGAAGGAACTGTGATCGCTATCGAGCCCATGATCAATCTCGGTGTGAAAGAAGTTTATACCGAAGATGATGGATGGACTATTCGCACGCAGGATAAGAAATGCTCTGTGCATTTTGAGCACGATGTAGCCGTAATGAAAGGAAAGGCGGATATATTGTCTGATTACAGCATCATTGAAGCAGCGGAGAATGCGAATGCGGAGTTGAAGAAAGATAGAGTAGTGGTTTCTTAA
- a CDS encoding NAD(P)/FAD-dependent oxidoreductase, with product MCAGTCCKWQNHLQRRVRNGGGIRLSEIDASTMQSKLVPGLYFAGEILDVDGITGGFNFQHAWTSGFIAAQLK from the coding sequence TTGTGCGCAGGAACATGCTGTAAGTGGCAAAACCACCTTCAAAGAAGAGTTCGTAACGGCGGGGGTATACGCTTATCCGAAATAGATGCCAGCACCATGCAAAGCAAACTGGTGCCGGGACTGTATTTCGCAGGTGAGATCCTTGACGTAGACGGCATTACCGGCGGCTTCAATTTCCAACATGCCTGGACCAGCGGATTTATCGCTGCTCAATTGAAATGA
- the hxpB gene encoding hexitol phosphatase HxpB produces MKPTAVIFDMDGLLIDSEPYWEEAGKETLAEYGVTLENEQYHVTTGLRTKEWVQYWFAYFDINMKHVEAAEATIVGKAIDKIRTNGQPMPGVQYIFDFFKNQGCKIGIATSSPLALVNVVVEKLGIGQYLDAIRSAEFLPYGKPHPQVYLDCAQALGVSQLQCICFEDSFNGMIAVKAARMKCIVIPAPEQHAETRWDAADIKLRSLEEVNASMIEAL; encoded by the coding sequence ATGAAACCTACAGCAGTAATTTTCGACATGGATGGGCTCTTGATCGATTCCGAACCTTATTGGGAAGAAGCAGGAAAAGAAACCCTGGCAGAATATGGTGTAACGCTTGAAAACGAGCAATACCATGTAACCACAGGTCTCAGGACCAAAGAGTGGGTACAATACTGGTTCGCCTATTTCGATATCAACATGAAGCATGTGGAGGCTGCCGAGGCCACCATCGTTGGAAAAGCTATCGATAAGATCCGCACTAATGGACAGCCGATGCCGGGCGTTCAATATATTTTTGATTTCTTCAAGAACCAGGGATGCAAGATCGGGATTGCCACATCCTCTCCCCTGGCGCTGGTGAATGTGGTAGTGGAAAAACTGGGTATTGGCCAATACCTCGATGCTATCAGATCGGCGGAATTCCTTCCTTACGGCAAGCCACACCCGCAGGTGTACCTTGACTGCGCACAGGCATTGGGTGTATCCCAGTTGCAGTGTATCTGTTTTGAAGATTCTTTCAACGGAATGATTGCCGTAAAAGCAGCCAGGATGAAATGTATCGTAATCCCTGCTCCGGAACAGCATGCGGAGACTCGCTGGGATGCTGCGGATATTAAACTGCGGTCACTCGAAGAAGTGAACGCTTCCATGATCGAAGCCTTGTAG
- the rplR gene encoding 50S ribosomal protein L18, translated as MNIKAEKKQKIRYRIRKKVSGVAAKPRLSVFRSNADIYVQLIDDNEGKTLASASSKDKDIAAQKGTKSEKSKLVGQAIARKATELGISKVVFDRGGNLYHGRVKNVADGAREGGLQF; from the coding sequence ATGAACATTAAAGCTGAAAAGAAGCAAAAGATCCGTTACAGGATCCGTAAAAAGGTTTCTGGTGTTGCTGCTAAACCCAGACTGTCAGTTTTCAGAAGTAACGCAGACATCTACGTTCAACTGATCGACGACAACGAAGGTAAAACACTGGCATCTGCTTCTTCAAAAGATAAAGACATCGCTGCTCAAAAAGGTACTAAATCTGAAAAGAGCAAGCTGGTAGGTCAGGCAATTGCACGCAAAGCAACAGAATTGGGAATCAGCAAAGTGGTATTCGACCGCGGTGGAAACCTCTACCATGGCCGTGTGAAGAATGTAGCTGACGGCGCCCGCGAAGGTGGTTTACAATTCTAA
- a CDS encoding aminoacetone oxidase family FAD-binding enzyme, translating into MSAKQLIVIGGGAAGFFCAVNAARLNPGWKVILMEKSSKVLSKVKVSGGGRCNVTHQCDSISEMVKKYPRGGNFVKKAFHHFFTMDTIAWFKERGVELKAEADNRMFPVTDSSQTIIDCLIAELNRYEVELWMNTDVKEIEVNKDTDERKSNRFRLRSADGKIFEADAVCIACGGFPKISMFAWLQQLGHTIEEPVPSLFTFNMPGNPIVELMGVSVPDAQLRITGSKLSSSGPLLITHWGMSGPAVLKLSAWGARELAEKDYKFTVMLNWLPQFNENSFREELQYHRFELAAQKIGQKNPFQLPQRLWEYLLQQSDIKPDLRWADLPAKEQNKLIKNCCAQEHAVSGKTTFKEEFVTAGVYAYPK; encoded by the coding sequence TTGAGCGCTAAACAACTGATCGTAATTGGAGGAGGTGCTGCAGGTTTTTTCTGCGCAGTGAATGCTGCGAGATTGAATCCGGGATGGAAGGTGATACTGATGGAGAAAAGTTCCAAAGTTTTATCGAAAGTGAAAGTGTCTGGTGGTGGAAGATGTAATGTTACACACCAATGTGATTCTATCAGCGAGATGGTGAAGAAGTATCCGCGCGGAGGCAATTTTGTGAAGAAGGCTTTTCATCATTTTTTTACCATGGATACTATTGCATGGTTTAAGGAGAGAGGCGTGGAACTCAAGGCTGAAGCAGATAACAGGATGTTTCCCGTTACTGACTCTTCGCAGACGATCATCGACTGCCTGATTGCGGAGCTCAATCGCTATGAAGTGGAGCTGTGGATGAATACTGATGTGAAAGAGATAGAAGTGAATAAAGATACTGATGAGAGAAAAAGCAACAGGTTCCGGTTGAGATCCGCCGATGGAAAGATCTTTGAGGCCGATGCTGTATGCATTGCCTGTGGCGGCTTTCCAAAGATCAGCATGTTTGCCTGGTTGCAGCAGCTTGGTCATACTATCGAGGAACCCGTGCCTTCTTTATTTACTTTCAACATGCCGGGAAATCCGATCGTGGAACTGATGGGCGTATCTGTTCCCGATGCGCAACTAAGGATCACCGGTAGTAAGCTGAGCTCATCAGGTCCCCTGCTGATCACGCACTGGGGAATGAGTGGTCCGGCCGTACTGAAACTTTCCGCCTGGGGTGCCAGAGAACTGGCTGAAAAAGATTACAAATTCACGGTGATGTTGAACTGGTTACCACAGTTCAATGAGAACAGCTTCCGAGAAGAATTGCAATACCACCGTTTTGAACTGGCTGCACAGAAAATCGGTCAGAAGAATCCCTTCCAGTTGCCGCAAAGATTATGGGAATATCTTCTTCAACAATCTGACATAAAACCTGACCTGCGATGGGCAGACCTTCCTGCAAAAGAGCAGAACAAACTGATCAAAAACTGTTGTGCGCAGGAACATGCTGTAAGTGGCAAAACCACCTTCAAAGAAGAGTTCGTAACGGCGGGGGTATACGCTTATCCGAAATAG
- the rpmD gene encoding 50S ribosomal protein L30, with the protein MAKLKITQVKSAIDRPERQKLTLKALGLNKLNVTKEVEATPQILGMIRKVTHLLKVEEA; encoded by the coding sequence ATGGCAAAGTTGAAAATAACACAGGTAAAGAGTGCGATTGACAGGCCCGAGCGTCAGAAACTGACTCTGAAAGCACTGGGACTGAACAAGCTCAATGTTACCAAAGAAGTAGAAGCTACTCCACAGATCCTGGGTATGATCCGCAAGGTTACCCACCTGCTGAAAGTGGAAGAAGCATAA
- the rpsA gene encoding 30S ribosomal protein S1 has product MFQNFIVKQLNADAQESSASAEAAATTTVPAQTQPVLEDAGAHDDFDWSIDKRNVATYSKEEKEKYDTVYEGTFKAVSDGELVKGLVVALTKTDVVINIGFKSDGLVSFNEFRDLPNLKTGDEVEVMVVEKEDREGHLNLSRKQARITRAWERIVEVHKTGEVITGTVTSKTKGGLIVDVFGMETFLPGSQIDVKPVTDYDQFVGKTMEFKVVKINEAIKNAVVSHKALIESDIEAQRAEIMSKLERGQVLEGTIKNITDFGAFMDLGGLDGLLYITDISWGRISHPSEVLKLDQKLKVVVLDFDDEKKRISLGLKQLTPHPWDILPESVHEGAVVKGKVVNIEDYGAFLEIMPGVEGLVHVSEITWANTPINAKEFFKLGDEYEAKVVTLDKDNRKMSLSIKQMSEDPWTTIETKFPEGSRHNGLVKNITPYGVFVELAPGIGGMIHISDLSWLKRFNHPSEYTKVGEHIDVVILGIDKENRKLQLGHKQLEEDPWNALQDTFAVGSVHEGTIIRRDDKGGIVQLPYGLEGFAPNRHLQKEDGKGMVADEAGQFMVIEFDRNEKRIVVSHTRLWEQSKVEEKEAARKEAKAASDTTKKAVKNIQNKVEKATLGDLGALAEIKEKLKQEEKQGGDAPQQ; this is encoded by the coding sequence ATGTTTCAGAATTTCATTGTTAAACAACTTAACGCTGATGCACAGGAGTCTTCTGCTTCCGCAGAAGCTGCAGCGACAACAACTGTACCTGCGCAAACGCAGCCTGTATTGGAAGATGCAGGTGCGCATGATGATTTTGACTGGAGTATCGACAAACGCAATGTTGCTACTTACAGCAAAGAAGAAAAAGAGAAGTACGACACTGTTTACGAAGGAACTTTCAAAGCCGTTTCCGATGGTGAACTGGTGAAAGGTCTCGTAGTGGCGCTGACCAAAACAGATGTTGTGATCAACATCGGTTTCAAATCCGATGGTCTGGTTTCTTTCAACGAATTCCGCGATCTGCCTAACCTGAAAACAGGTGATGAAGTAGAAGTGATGGTTGTAGAGAAAGAAGACAGGGAAGGTCACCTCAACCTCAGCCGCAAACAAGCCCGTATCACACGTGCATGGGAGCGCATCGTGGAAGTACACAAAACTGGCGAAGTTATCACCGGTACTGTTACTTCTAAAACCAAAGGCGGTCTTATCGTTGACGTATTCGGAATGGAAACCTTCCTGCCCGGATCTCAGATCGACGTTAAGCCTGTTACTGATTACGATCAGTTCGTGGGTAAAACTATGGAGTTCAAAGTGGTTAAGATCAACGAGGCTATCAAGAACGCTGTAGTATCTCACAAAGCCCTCATCGAAAGCGATATCGAAGCACAACGTGCAGAGATCATGAGCAAACTCGAAAGAGGTCAGGTTCTGGAAGGAACTATCAAGAATATTACCGACTTCGGTGCATTCATGGACCTCGGTGGTCTGGACGGTCTGCTGTATATCACAGATATCAGCTGGGGACGTATCAGCCATCCGAGCGAGGTGCTGAAGCTGGATCAGAAACTGAAGGTGGTGGTTCTCGACTTCGACGATGAGAAGAAACGTATCAGCCTCGGTCTGAAACAACTGACTCCTCACCCATGGGATATCCTGCCAGAATCTGTGCATGAAGGTGCAGTAGTGAAAGGCAAAGTGGTGAACATCGAAGATTACGGTGCATTCCTCGAAATCATGCCTGGCGTTGAAGGCCTCGTTCACGTAAGTGAGATCACATGGGCTAACACACCAATCAACGCCAAAGAGTTCTTCAAACTGGGCGATGAGTATGAAGCGAAAGTGGTTACCCTGGACAAGGACAATCGCAAAATGAGCCTGTCTATCAAGCAAATGAGCGAAGATCCCTGGACTACCATCGAAACCAAATTCCCTGAAGGAAGCCGTCACAACGGTCTCGTTAAGAACATCACTCCTTACGGTGTGTTTGTTGAACTGGCTCCCGGCATCGGCGGTATGATCCATATCTCCGACCTCAGCTGGCTGAAACGCTTCAACCATCCTTCTGAGTACACTAAAGTTGGTGAACATATCGACGTGGTGATCCTCGGAATCGATAAAGAGAACCGCAAGCTCCAACTCGGACACAAACAACTGGAAGAAGATCCCTGGAATGCACTGCAGGATACATTCGCTGTAGGCTCAGTGCACGAAGGAACTATCATCCGCCGTGACGACAAAGGTGGTATCGTTCAACTGCCTTACGGTCTCGAAGGATTTGCTCCCAACCGTCACCTTCAGAAAGAAGATGGCAAAGGCATGGTAGCTGATGAAGCAGGTCAGTTCATGGTGATCGAATTCGATCGCAATGAAAAACGCATCGTTGTTTCTCACACACGTCTCTGGGAACAATCCAAAGTAGAAGAGAAAGAAGCTGCACGCAAAGAAGCTAAAGCTGCATCCGATACAACCAAGAAAGCTGTGAAGAATATCCAGAATAAAGTAGAAAAAGCTACACTGGGTGACCTCGGCGCTCTGGCTGAAATCAAAGAAAAGCTGAAGCAGGAAGAAAAACAAGGCGGCGACGCTCCTCAACAGTAA
- a CDS encoding GDCCVxC domain-containing (seleno)protein, which produces MLIPESIITCPHCGHQKAEQMPTDACQYFYSCTNCEAHLKPKHGDCCVFCSYGTVKCPPIQMSKSCCN; this is translated from the coding sequence ATGCTGATACCTGAATCGATTATAACCTGTCCACATTGCGGCCATCAAAAAGCAGAACAGATGCCAACAGATGCCTGCCAGTATTTTTACTCCTGCACCAACTGTGAAGCTCATCTGAAACCCAAACATGGCGACTGCTGTGTGTTTTGCAGTTATGGAACAGTCAAGTGCCCTCCAATACAAATGAGTAAATCCTGTTGCAATTAA
- a CDS encoding lysophospholipid acyltransferase family protein, with translation MSPFWEKIKHISIIRKIIYMIVGVVTYPGIAIVNRIRISGTENFSKLPRKNVLFVSNHQTYFADVITFLHIFCAVKWRKKNKLGVPYYLLNPFSNVYYVAAEETMRASFVSKLFTVAGAITVKRTWNKNAVTEAQKGLDVSDTRKITNALKNNWVITFPQGTTKPFAPGRKGTALIIKMAKPVVIPVVINGFWRAFDKKGLKFKKKGTILTVKFKEPMKIDYEAPAEEILAQVMEAIEQNRERQFRNPKQEQSNL, from the coding sequence ATGAGTCCATTCTGGGAAAAGATAAAGCATATCAGTATTATCCGCAAGATCATTTATATGATAGTGGGAGTGGTAACTTATCCCGGGATTGCCATAGTGAACAGGATCCGCATCAGCGGAACGGAAAATTTTTCCAAACTGCCACGAAAAAATGTGCTGTTCGTGAGCAATCACCAGACCTACTTCGCGGACGTGATCACTTTCCTGCATATTTTCTGTGCAGTGAAATGGAGGAAGAAGAACAAGCTTGGTGTTCCCTATTACCTGCTCAATCCCTTTTCAAATGTTTATTATGTAGCGGCTGAAGAAACGATGCGCGCCAGCTTCGTCAGTAAACTATTCACGGTGGCAGGCGCTATAACGGTAAAGCGCACCTGGAATAAGAATGCAGTAACGGAAGCACAAAAAGGGCTGGATGTGTCAGACACGAGAAAGATCACCAATGCGCTGAAGAATAACTGGGTGATCACTTTCCCGCAGGGCACCACCAAACCATTTGCACCGGGCAGAAAGGGAACAGCGCTGATCATCAAGATGGCAAAGCCTGTGGTGATCCCTGTTGTGATCAATGGCTTCTGGCGGGCATTCGATAAAAAAGGACTGAAGTTCAAAAAGAAAGGCACCATACTCACCGTGAAATTCAAGGAGCCGATGAAAATAGATTACGAAGCACCGGCCGAAGAGATCCTGGCGCAGGTAATGGAAGCGATTGAACAGAACAGGGAACGGCAATTCAGGAATCCCAAACAGGAACAAAGCAATCTATAA
- the secY gene encoding preprotein translocase subunit SecY: MKKFIQTLKNIWSIEELRSKILVTLTLVAVYRLGTHIVLPGMNPTLINTAGSGTGIIGLIDAFAGGAFSQASILALGIMPYISASIFMQLMTILYPPFQKLQKEGESGRKKINQYTRYLAVFVTILQANAYVSYLYQTNGPAMIPAFRDLFRISTTVILTGGTLFVMWLSERITDKGLGNGSSVVIMVGILARLPQSIWQEWGAQSAKGGAGLLYFVIMLAVLVAIIMGLIVLIQGVRKIPVQYAKQIVGNRQFGGARQFLPMKVNSAGVMPIIFAQAIMFLPTLLSGFETTKGVAKVFSDHSNYWYMLVYAVMVIGFTFLYTALIFNPKQIADDLKRNNGFIPGVKPGQPTADYIGAVMDKITLPGAVLLAVVGILPGFAQRLGIQPGFSTFFGGTSLLIMVGVILDTLQQIETQLLMRQYDGLMKSGRIQGRQTVSPASSM; the protein is encoded by the coding sequence GTGAAAAAGTTCATACAAACCCTTAAGAATATCTGGAGTATTGAGGAACTGAGGAGTAAAATTCTGGTGACTCTTACCCTGGTTGCCGTTTATCGCCTGGGTACGCATATCGTATTGCCGGGTATGAACCCTACTCTGATCAATACTGCAGGTAGCGGAACTGGCATCATCGGTCTGATCGATGCATTTGCCGGTGGCGCCTTCTCTCAAGCTTCTATCCTTGCACTGGGTATCATGCCCTATATCTCTGCATCTATCTTCATGCAGCTGATGACCATTCTCTATCCGCCTTTCCAGAAATTACAGAAAGAAGGAGAAAGCGGAAGAAAGAAGATCAACCAATACACTCGTTACCTCGCCGTATTTGTGACCATCCTGCAGGCAAACGCATACGTGTCTTACCTGTATCAAACAAACGGTCCGGCTATGATCCCCGCATTCAGGGATCTGTTCCGCATATCCACTACCGTTATCCTTACCGGTGGCACATTGTTCGTAATGTGGCTGTCTGAAAGGATCACTGATAAAGGACTTGGAAACGGTTCTTCTGTTGTGATCATGGTTGGTATCCTCGCCCGTCTGCCACAATCCATCTGGCAGGAGTGGGGAGCACAATCAGCCAAAGGCGGCGCCGGTCTGCTGTATTTTGTGATCATGCTCGCTGTGCTCGTTGCTATCATCATGGGGCTGATCGTCCTTATCCAGGGCGTTCGCAAGATCCCTGTTCAATATGCAAAACAGATTGTTGGTAACCGTCAGTTCGGTGGCGCCCGCCAGTTCCTTCCCATGAAGGTGAACAGCGCCGGTGTAATGCCCATCATCTTTGCCCAGGCGATCATGTTCCTTCCCACACTTCTCAGTGGCTTCGAAACCACCAAGGGCGTGGCCAAGGTATTCAGCGATCACAGCAACTACTGGTACATGCTGGTATACGCTGTAATGGTGATTGGTTTTACCTTCCTGTACACAGCACTTATCTTCAACCCGAAACAAATTGCTGATGACCTCAAGCGTAACAACGGTTTCATCCCCGGTGTTAAACCTGGTCAGCCTACAGCCGATTATATCGGTGCCGTAATGGATAAGATCACCCTCCCTGGCGCAGTTCTGCTGGCCGTGGTAGGTATCCTCCCCGGTTTCGCGCAACGCCTCGGTATTCAGCCAGGATTCTCTACCTTCTTCGGTGGAACATCTCTGCTGATCATGGTAGGCGTTATCCTCGATACCCTCCAGCAAATCGAGACCCAGCTGCTGATGCGTCAGTATGATGGTCTGATGAAAAGTGGCCGTATCCAGGGACGTCAAACCGTTTCTCCGGCATCATCTATGTAA
- a CDS encoding ferritin, whose protein sequence is MISSKIEAALNRQIDLEGFSSNYYLAMASWAEVKGYKGVAQFLYHHSDEERMHMLKLVSYINDRGGHAIVPAFAAPQKDFQNIREIFDIVLSHEVKVSNEINALVELCIQEKDYTTHNFLQWYVTEQIEEESLARTVIDKLNLIGEDKGGMYLFDRDLGNMPGEGGKGGHGKH, encoded by the coding sequence ATGATATCCAGCAAAATTGAAGCAGCGCTCAACCGCCAGATAGATCTCGAAGGTTTTTCCTCCAACTATTACCTGGCAATGGCATCATGGGCTGAAGTAAAAGGTTATAAAGGTGTGGCGCAGTTCCTCTATCATCACTCCGATGAAGAGCGCATGCACATGCTGAAACTTGTAAGCTATATCAATGACCGGGGTGGCCATGCTATTGTGCCTGCATTTGCAGCTCCCCAGAAAGATTTCCAGAACATCCGCGAAATATTTGATATCGTGCTTTCACATGAGGTAAAAGTATCTAACGAGATCAATGCACTCGTAGAACTTTGCATCCAGGAAAAAGATTACACTACCCATAACTTCCTTCAGTGGTATGTAACCGAACAGATCGAAGAGGAGAGCCTGGCGCGTACCGTGATTGATAAACTCAACCTGATCGGGGAAGACAAGGGCGGTATGTACCTCTTCGACCGCGATCTTGGCAATATGCCCGGAGAAGGCGGCAAAGGCGGCCACGGCAAACACTAG
- a CDS encoding DUF1572 family protein, producing the protein MITPILIQLFEEGLTKLADEINQYPDDASLWIPLEGISNPGGNLCLHLNGNLQHFLGAVLNDSGYVRNRDAEFSLKNISKKKLLDEVEATKMNVRDTLEQLSKKTLEKDYPIQVLGEPRSTEHFLVYLLAHLNYHIGQINYHRRLATTKVAAPQA; encoded by the coding sequence ATGATCACACCGATCTTGATTCAACTCTTTGAAGAAGGACTTACGAAACTCGCAGATGAAATCAATCAGTATCCCGATGATGCCAGCCTATGGATCCCGTTGGAAGGAATCAGCAATCCCGGTGGAAATCTTTGCTTACACCTGAATGGCAACCTGCAGCATTTTCTGGGCGCTGTGCTGAATGATTCCGGTTATGTGAGGAACCGCGACGCAGAATTTTCATTGAAGAATATCTCCAAAAAGAAATTACTCGATGAAGTGGAAGCAACTAAAATGAATGTTCGTGACACGCTGGAACAACTGAGCAAGAAAACACTCGAAAAAGATTATCCGATCCAGGTATTGGGTGAACCCAGGTCAACCGAACATTTCCTGGTATACCTGCTGGCGCATCTGAACTATCATATCGGACAGATCAATTACCACAGGAGACTGGCAACAACAAAAGTAGCAGCTCCGCAGGCATAA
- the rpsE gene encoding 30S ribosomal protein S5, producing the protein MAKVNLNRVKAGDLELKEKVVAINRVVKTTKGGRAFSFSALVVVGNENGVVGHGLGKAKEVQEAITKGIEDAKKNLIKVPVMKGTIPHDQLAKDGAAKVLIKPAAHGTGVIAGGSMRAVLESAGITDVLAKSLGSANPHNVVKATVLALAMLREPITVAKTRRLNLKKVFNG; encoded by the coding sequence ATGGCAAAAGTTAATTTAAACAGAGTTAAAGCCGGTGACCTTGAGTTGAAAGAAAAGGTAGTAGCCATTAACCGTGTTGTAAAAACTACTAAAGGCGGTCGCGCATTCAGCTTTTCTGCCCTGGTTGTAGTTGGTAACGAAAATGGTGTGGTAGGTCATGGTCTGGGTAAAGCCAAGGAAGTTCAGGAGGCAATCACCAAGGGTATTGAGGATGCCAAGAAAAACCTGATCAAAGTGCCTGTAATGAAAGGTACTATTCCCCACGACCAGCTGGCTAAAGATGGCGCTGCGAAAGTGCTGATCAAACCAGCCGCCCACGGTACTGGTGTGATCGCCGGAGGTAGCATGCGTGCTGTGCTGGAAAGCGCCGGTATTACCGACGTTCTGGCCAAATCTCTCGGTTCTGCCAATCCTCACAACGTGGTTAAAGCCACTGTGCTGGCCCTTGCCATGCTCCGTGAGCCGATCACTGTGGCTAAAACCCGCAGGCTGAACCTGAAGAAGGTTTTTAATGGTTAA